The following coding sequences lie in one Mesorhizobium sp. NZP2298 genomic window:
- a CDS encoding sigma-70 family RNA polymerase sigma factor has translation MSERAQAQRFNEVVLPHLGDALALARWLTGNAADAEDVVQDACIKAHAGMSGYAGGNARAWLLTIVRNTSYTWMSRNRPRAMMAVGDLGDLDDMAAAHGSSLPDEDGPEASLIARADTAALEAAIAALPQPFRETLVLRDINGLSYREISAMLAVPIGTVMSRLARARGLLASELGRAS, from the coding sequence TTGAGCGAGAGGGCGCAGGCACAACGCTTCAACGAGGTGGTGCTGCCGCATCTCGGCGACGCGCTGGCGCTTGCCCGCTGGCTGACCGGCAATGCCGCCGACGCCGAGGATGTCGTGCAGGACGCCTGCATCAAGGCACATGCCGGCATGTCAGGCTATGCCGGCGGCAACGCCCGCGCCTGGCTGCTGACCATCGTGCGCAACACCTCCTACACCTGGATGTCGCGCAACCGGCCGCGCGCCATGATGGCCGTCGGCGATCTCGGCGATCTCGACGACATGGCCGCGGCACACGGCAGCAGCCTGCCGGACGAGGACGGCCCGGAGGCGAGCCTGATCGCCAGGGCCGATACGGCGGCACTCGAGGCCGCGATCGCCGCCTTGCCACAGCCATTTCGCGAAACGCTGGTGCTGCGCGATATCAACGGCCTCAGCTACCGCGAAATATCGGCCATGCTTGCCGTGCCGATCGGCACGGTCATGTCCAGGCTGGCGCGTGCCCGCGGTCTGCTGGCGTCTGAACTGGGGAGAGCGTCATGA